In Chryseobacterium turcicum, a single window of DNA contains:
- a CDS encoding YncE family protein — MKLNRLLQIIFGFVLLFSVSCTSDYEETIPEITYNNGFFITNEGNFQTPNADVTFVTKDLSLMQNDIYKAKNNNENLGDVLQTMTFNNDKAYLLLNSSNKITVVDRLTFKKTGEITAQLNNPRYMAVANGNLYVTNDQFGAGKFVNVYKLSDNSFVKKIDFATTSTVEGIVEAGGNIYVQNTNSFNPGTIITKINTSSNTIDSPIQVPNGTNINKIISYNNSVYAIAEGTSNSYIHQIPASGGTITTTTLTGIEKATNLQIDGGRFYFSSKNKIYSMAMNATTTPTSPLITAVDGGDYFTLYGFSVIDGRIFTVDVKGFTEASEITVYTTAGTAVSKFKAGKGANGVYKNY; from the coding sequence ATGAAATTAAACAGACTATTACAAATTATTTTCGGTTTCGTTCTTTTATTTTCGGTTTCTTGTACTTCAGACTACGAGGAAACCATTCCGGAAATAACATATAACAACGGTTTTTTTATTACTAATGAAGGTAATTTCCAAACTCCAAATGCTGATGTTACTTTTGTTACAAAAGATTTAAGCTTAATGCAAAATGACATCTATAAAGCAAAAAACAATAACGAAAATTTAGGAGATGTTCTTCAAACAATGACTTTTAATAATGATAAGGCTTATCTTCTATTAAACAGTTCAAACAAAATTACCGTAGTAGACCGATTAACATTCAAAAAAACAGGAGAAATTACTGCACAATTGAATAACCCTCGTTATATGGCTGTAGCCAATGGTAATCTTTATGTAACAAACGATCAGTTTGGAGCAGGAAAATTTGTAAATGTTTACAAACTATCTGACAACTCTTTTGTAAAGAAAATTGACTTTGCAACAACAAGTACGGTTGAAGGAATTGTAGAAGCAGGAGGAAATATTTATGTACAAAATACCAATTCTTTTAATCCTGGAACTATAATTACAAAAATTAACACGAGTAGTAATACAATTGATTCTCCGATTCAGGTACCAAACGGAACTAATATCAACAAAATTATTTCTTACAACAACAGTGTTTATGCAATCGCTGAAGGAACTTCGAACTCATATATTCACCAAATTCCTGCAAGCGGAGGTACTATTACAACGACTACATTGACAGGAATTGAAAAAGCTACAAACCTTCAAATTGATGGAGGTAGATTCTATTTTAGTTCTAAGAATAAAATTTATTCTATGGCAATGAATGCTACAACAACTCCTACTTCACCTCTTATTACAGCAGTAGATGGAGGAGATTATTTTACACTTTACGGATTCTCGGTAATAGACGGAAGAATATTCACGGTTGATGTAAAAGGATTTACAGAAGCAAGCGAAATTACAGTTTACACTACTGCAGGAACAGCAGTTAGCAAGTTCAAAGCAGGAAAAGGGGCTAACGGAGTTTACAAAAACTATTAA
- a CDS encoding TonB-dependent receptor plug domain-containing protein, translating into MILKKAFTLLLVSSCLTIYYSQEKNIDTVFVFDNQMKKVKLFHSLTTLSPADIQKNSSNLSEVLRFQSPIYIKENGRGAVSSPSFRGTTAQQTAFVWNGININSQFLGQGDINNIAVFGYDQMEIKSGGGSVIYGSGAIGGSIHLNNDLSFNQGFKGIYNSEVASFGTYNNFLKAEYSNDKFSFKASGNYSISENNYEVPEKNYINRNGKFYNTTFNIGTAYKIAEHQTISWQSQFYDATQNYRILAENVDKTSYAAQTFRSLVAWDINKSKVSNSLKAAYTEDNFKYFGIYNAPFTSGGINKNYIFKNDFNYFIIPKLNIGVIGEFQQNQAEGLGTSELRNVSRNVGSVAGLLRYFATPNLRFEAGIRQNFIEDISSPLLYSFSGKWKANNWYQVNLNLSKNFRHPSFNDLYWQPGGNLNLKSETSVQADLNQEFSLHGFKLSITPYYIKIDNMIRWLPTAFGYWAAFNTEKVESYGLESQLSYQKKFNENHAVKLIAGYTYTKSVDLKIQKQLMYVPLHKFTSNVDYQYKFLNVFAQGMFNGLTYTTSDESKKDAIYPYFVMNAGISATILKNYTLGIKVNNITDTVYETTAYYPLPKRNYNINATINF; encoded by the coding sequence ATGATTTTAAAAAAAGCATTTACCCTACTTTTGGTGTCTTCTTGCCTGACAATATATTATAGTCAGGAAAAAAATATTGACACCGTATTTGTATTCGACAATCAGATGAAAAAAGTAAAACTTTTTCATTCTTTGACTACTTTATCTCCTGCAGATATTCAAAAAAACTCTTCGAACCTCTCCGAGGTTTTACGTTTTCAGTCTCCTATTTATATTAAAGAAAACGGCCGTGGTGCAGTTTCTTCGCCTTCATTTAGGGGAACAACAGCGCAACAGACAGCATTCGTATGGAACGGAATTAATATCAATTCGCAGTTTTTAGGACAGGGCGATATCAATAATATTGCAGTTTTCGGATACGACCAAATGGAAATAAAATCTGGAGGCGGAAGTGTCATCTACGGAAGTGGCGCGATTGGCGGAAGTATCCATTTGAATAACGATTTAAGTTTTAATCAAGGTTTTAAAGGAATATATAATTCTGAAGTAGCTTCGTTCGGAACGTATAATAATTTCTTGAAAGCTGAATATAGTAATGATAAATTCAGTTTTAAAGCTTCAGGAAATTATTCAATTAGTGAAAATAACTACGAAGTTCCCGAAAAAAATTACATCAATAGAAACGGAAAGTTTTACAATACAACTTTCAATATAGGTACGGCCTATAAAATTGCAGAGCATCAAACAATTTCTTGGCAAAGTCAGTTTTATGATGCGACTCAGAATTATAGGATTCTTGCGGAAAATGTGGATAAAACTAGTTATGCAGCACAGACTTTTAGAAGTTTAGTTGCTTGGGACATCAACAAATCTAAAGTTTCAAACAGTTTAAAAGCAGCTTACACAGAAGATAATTTCAAATATTTCGGAATTTATAATGCCCCTTTTACGAGTGGCGGAATTAATAAGAACTACATTTTTAAAAATGATTTTAATTACTTCATTATTCCTAAACTGAATATTGGTGTTATCGGAGAATTTCAGCAAAATCAGGCAGAAGGCCTAGGGACTTCAGAACTTCGAAATGTCAGTAGAAATGTAGGCTCGGTTGCGGGTTTATTAAGATATTTCGCGACGCCAAATCTTCGTTTTGAAGCTGGAATAAGACAGAATTTTATAGAAGATATCAGTTCTCCTCTTCTTTATTCTTTCTCAGGTAAGTGGAAAGCTAATAATTGGTATCAGGTTAATTTAAATTTATCAAAAAACTTCAGGCACCCTTCATTTAATGATTTGTATTGGCAACCTGGAGGAAATCTTAACTTAAAATCAGAAACTTCAGTTCAGGCAGATTTAAATCAAGAATTTAGCCTACATGGGTTTAAACTGAGCATCACTCCTTATTATATTAAAATAGACAATATGATTCGTTGGCTTCCGACTGCGTTTGGCTATTGGGCAGCATTTAATACTGAGAAAGTAGAATCTTATGGCTTAGAATCTCAGCTTAGTTATCAAAAAAAGTTTAATGAAAATCATGCTGTGAAGCTTATTGCTGGATATACTTATACAAAATCCGTAGATTTGAAGATTCAAAAACAGCTGATGTATGTTCCGTTGCATAAATTTACTTCAAATGTAGATTATCAGTATAAATTTTTGAATGTTTTTGCACAGGGAATGTTTAACGGATTAACATACACAACTTCTGATGAGAGCAAAAAAGATGCGATTTATCCATATTTTGTAATGAATGCGGGAATTTCTGCCACGATTCTAAAAAACTATACTTTAGGAATAAAAGTGAACAATATTACAGATACTGTATATGAAACAACGGCATATTATCCTTTGCCAAAAAGAAATTACAATATCAATGCAACAATAAATTTTTAA
- the cdd gene encoding cytidine deaminase: MKKDIKINYEHFKGRNELSEVENRLFEQAIQAREKAYAPYSNFFVGCAVLLENGEIFTGNNQENAAFPSGLCAERTALFWIGANFPTQKIKKIFIVGGPEEFSEKTPPIPPCGACRQSIIEYETKQNEDIDLYFSSLNDEVIKVSSIKDLLPFYFDGTFL; the protein is encoded by the coding sequence ATGAAAAAAGATATAAAAATCAATTACGAACATTTCAAAGGTAGGAACGAACTTTCAGAGGTTGAAAACCGTCTTTTTGAACAGGCAATTCAGGCCAGAGAAAAAGCATACGCGCCATACTCTAACTTTTTTGTAGGATGTGCTGTTTTGCTAGAGAATGGTGAGATTTTCACAGGAAATAATCAAGAAAATGCGGCTTTCCCGTCAGGACTTTGTGCAGAGCGAACAGCCCTTTTTTGGATTGGAGCTAATTTCCCCACTCAAAAAATTAAAAAGATTTTTATTGTAGGTGGTCCAGAAGAATTTTCAGAGAAAACCCCACCCATTCCTCCATGTGGAGCTTGCCGACAAAGCATTATAGAATACGAAACAAAGCAAAATGAGGATATTGATTTGTATTTCTCCAGCTTAAATGACGAAGTAATTAAAGTGAGTTCTATTAAAGATTTGCTTCCTTTTTATTTTGACGGAACATTTTTGTAA
- the namA gene encoding NADPH dehydrogenase NamA: MLYSPIKFRNVELKNRWVMSPMCMYSCENGVANDFHFVHYGSRAQGGTGLLIVEASGVEPKGRITNHCMGIWNDEQADALQKIVEFVHKNSESKIGIQIAHAGRKGSTWENKQISEEEGWETLAPSAIPYHPTERIPHVLSLEEIKEQIQNFKNAAKRAVNAGFDVVEIHAAHGYLIHQFLSPLSNVRTDEYGGGFENRIRFLLEIVDAVNEELNENVALFVRISGTEYAENGWDIDESVELSKILKTHNVDLVDVSSGGNIHGAKISVFDGYQVPFSSAIRNQAHVKTGAVGLITKTEQAEEILQNGEADLIFVAREILRNPYLAVHGSFEMKEETFFPHQYLRAKISS, encoded by the coding sequence ATGTTATATTCTCCGATAAAATTTAGAAATGTAGAGCTTAAAAACCGTTGGGTAATGTCGCCAATGTGTATGTATTCTTGTGAAAACGGTGTTGCTAATGATTTCCATTTTGTGCATTACGGAAGCCGTGCTCAAGGTGGAACCGGTCTTCTGATTGTAGAAGCAAGTGGAGTAGAGCCAAAAGGTAGAATTACCAATCACTGCATGGGAATTTGGAATGATGAGCAAGCTGATGCACTTCAGAAGATTGTAGAATTTGTACACAAAAATTCAGAAAGTAAAATAGGAATTCAGATTGCTCATGCCGGAAGAAAAGGTTCTACATGGGAAAATAAACAGATTTCGGAAGAAGAAGGTTGGGAAACATTGGCTCCAAGTGCTATTCCGTATCATCCAACTGAAAGAATTCCGCATGTGTTAAGTTTAGAAGAAATAAAAGAACAGATTCAAAATTTCAAAAATGCGGCAAAAAGAGCGGTAAATGCAGGTTTTGATGTTGTTGAAATTCATGCTGCTCACGGATATTTAATTCATCAGTTTTTATCACCGCTTTCTAATGTGAGAACCGATGAGTATGGAGGCGGTTTTGAAAACAGAATCAGGTTTTTATTGGAAATTGTAGATGCTGTCAACGAAGAACTTAACGAAAATGTAGCACTTTTTGTGAGAATTTCTGGAACTGAATATGCTGAAAATGGCTGGGATATTGACGAAAGTGTAGAATTGTCTAAAATTTTGAAAACCCACAATGTTGATTTAGTCGACGTTTCAAGTGGTGGAAATATTCACGGTGCCAAAATTTCTGTTTTTGATGGTTATCAGGTTCCGTTTTCTTCGGCGATAAGAAATCAGGCACATGTGAAAACCGGAGCGGTAGGTTTGATTACGAAAACCGAACAGGCAGAAGAAATTCTTCAAAATGGTGAAGCTGATTTGATATTTGTAGCAAGAGAGATTTTACGAAATCCTTATTTAGCGGTTCATGGTTCGTTTGAAATGAAAGAAGAAACTTTTTTTCCGCATCAATACCTTAGAGCGAAAATTTCTTCTTAA
- a CDS encoding DUF2752 domain-containing protein — translation MLSCPSKKFLGIECFGCGTQRAILMVFQGKFSEAFQMFPAVYTLLLFFCFVGINFIDRKRNYGQILIFLAIINSLIMVFSYFYKHFIIHLN, via the coding sequence ATGCTTTCGTGTCCCAGCAAAAAGTTTTTGGGAATCGAATGTTTCGGATGTGGAACTCAGCGGGCTATTTTGATGGTTTTTCAGGGAAAGTTTTCTGAGGCCTTTCAAATGTTTCCGGCAGTGTACACCTTATTGCTGTTTTTCTGTTTTGTAGGAATCAATTTTATAGACAGGAAAAGAAATTATGGTCAGATTTTAATTTTTTTAGCAATAATTAATTCACTAATCATGGTTTTTTCCTACTTTTATAAACATTTTATTATTCATTTAAACTAA
- a CDS encoding CCC motif membrane protein, with protein MNQQKLPNATAVLVLGIVSIIGCCCYGILGLIAGIIGLVLYKKDNALYQANPTLYSDYNNLNTGKILCIIGLILSALYLVLNIVLISVFGWEALSDQALMQERIKELMGQ; from the coding sequence ATGAATCAACAAAAATTACCTAATGCTACGGCGGTACTTGTTTTAGGAATTGTTTCTATCATCGGATGTTGTTGTTACGGTATTTTGGGGCTAATTGCCGGAATTATCGGACTTGTACTTTACAAAAAAGACAATGCATTGTATCAGGCAAATCCTACTCTTTATTCAGATTACAATAATCTTAATACAGGAAAAATCCTTTGTATTATTGGTTTGATATTGAGTGCACTATATCTTGTATTAAATATTGTATTGATATCAGTTTTCGGATGGGAGGCTCTTTCAGACCAAGCATTAATGCAAGAACGTATCAAAGAATTGATGGGACAATAA
- a CDS encoding DUF3267 domain-containing protein, with product MENHTEKKLTIDLKKANAYSLKILLYSCVVFVIPYVFLWSNQFSFEHFSTTFKRLIEKYTFLSGFIPLFFIALGIVLHELIHGLTFLPFCKNGFSSIKFGFLKQYLTPYCHCKEPLKLKYYRIGVVMPAIVLGFLPSVWAIATGNFYLLCFGVFFTMGAAGDFMILMILKNENPDDLVLDHPSEAGCFVYSSKE from the coding sequence ATGGAAAATCATACAGAAAAAAAGCTGACTATTGATTTAAAGAAAGCAAATGCTTATTCGCTTAAAATACTGCTGTATTCCTGTGTGGTGTTTGTAATTCCGTATGTTTTTCTTTGGAGCAACCAATTTAGTTTCGAACATTTTAGTACTACTTTTAAGAGACTTATAGAAAAATATACTTTCTTAAGTGGGTTTATTCCCTTGTTTTTTATAGCCTTAGGAATCGTTTTGCACGAGCTCATTCATGGACTTACTTTTTTGCCTTTCTGTAAAAATGGTTTTAGCTCTATAAAATTTGGTTTTCTGAAACAATATCTCACACCATATTGCCATTGTAAAGAACCATTAAAACTAAAATACTATAGAATAGGAGTTGTAATGCCCGCTATTGTTTTGGGGTTTCTTCCTTCAGTTTGGGCAATCGCTACAGGCAATTTTTATCTTTTATGTTTCGGAGTTTTCTTTACCATGGGAGCTGCAGGAGATTTTATGATTTTAATGATTTTAAAAAATGAAAATCCTGATGATTTGGTTTTAGACCATCCAAGCGAAGCGGGTTGCTTTGTTTATAGTTCAAAAGAATAA
- a CDS encoding MFS transporter yields MDSSLNSPKNINAQLISYVSFTFIGYFIIGLSLSVLPIFISKSLGFSLLIAGIVISLQYISTFFLRAYSGKVIDGKGPKPAVLFSMIGFSLTGIFLILAYYFKFSPMLSLTFLVITRLLTGCAEGMVGASPINWAMMAFGEKHTAKIISFNGVASYGALAMGASLGIIIEQKFGLYGIGILSIILGIIGFFFAKTKENKTNTHQKEIQSFWKVLGKVAPFGVCLALGGIGFASISTFITLYYNHFHWNNGALCLSIFGALFVAGRLVFSNVINKYGGIKVAIACLFVETIGLLIITFATNAQMALVGAGVTGLGFSLIFPAFGIMAIKSVSPSSQGSALAGYGLFIDISLGVAGPIIGSVADFFGMQFIFPFSAAMVFIGLGLAYFLKKKSNLKKLNEA; encoded by the coding sequence ATGGACAGTTCTTTAAACTCACCAAAAAATATCAATGCCCAACTTATTTCTTATGTATCTTTTACTTTTATAGGATATTTCATTATCGGTCTCTCGCTTTCCGTTCTTCCGATTTTCATCAGCAAAAGTTTAGGTTTTAGCCTTTTAATTGCAGGAATTGTGATTAGTCTACAATACATTTCCACATTTTTTCTAAGGGCATATTCCGGAAAAGTTATTGATGGAAAAGGTCCCAAACCAGCAGTTTTATTCAGTATGATAGGTTTTTCGTTAACCGGAATTTTTCTGATTCTTGCTTATTATTTTAAATTTTCACCGATGCTAAGCCTTACATTTTTAGTTATTACCCGACTTTTAACGGGTTGTGCAGAAGGAATGGTGGGAGCAAGTCCTATTAACTGGGCGATGATGGCTTTTGGTGAAAAACATACTGCAAAAATAATTTCCTTTAACGGAGTTGCCAGTTACGGAGCTTTGGCGATGGGAGCTTCTTTAGGGATAATCATCGAACAAAAATTTGGCCTTTATGGCATTGGAATTCTTTCTATTATTTTAGGAATTATCGGGTTTTTCTTTGCGAAAACAAAAGAAAATAAAACGAATACCCATCAAAAAGAAATACAATCTTTTTGGAAAGTATTGGGAAAAGTGGCTCCTTTCGGAGTTTGTCTGGCTTTAGGAGGTATTGGTTTTGCAAGTATTTCTACATTTATCACCTTATATTATAATCATTTTCATTGGAATAACGGAGCGTTGTGCTTAAGTATTTTCGGGGCATTATTTGTTGCCGGAAGATTAGTATTCAGTAATGTTATCAATAAATATGGCGGAATAAAGGTTGCCATTGCCTGTCTTTTTGTAGAAACCATCGGTCTTTTAATTATTACATTTGCGACCAACGCTCAAATGGCATTGGTGGGAGCCGGCGTTACAGGATTAGGGTTTTCTCTGATATTTCCAGCTTTTGGAATAATGGCAATTAAAAGTGTTTCTCCATCAAGTCAGGGTTCTGCTTTGGCAGGTTATGGGCTTTTCATTGATATTTCTTTGGGTGTTGCAGGGCCTATCATCGGAAGTGTTGCCGATTTTTTCGGGATGCAGTTTATCTTTCCATTCAGTGCAGCCATGGTTTTTATCGGATTGGGGCTGGCCTATTTTCTGAAGAAAAAATCAAACTTAAAGAAATTGAATGAGGCTTAA
- a CDS encoding CPBP family intramembrane glutamic endopeptidase has protein sequence MENSKYPKYIFDWMGGLILFAGYIAGSMFVGVLGLAGKFMFKLDFMQKPWFMMIANAVVFCLMIAAFDFLMVRQKTGKKLNFNFSPTNFYTYLLIFPMMLGMMFVGEFITSQIPTTGPFFGDFYEFFENLMAGLTDDPVVMVITAVIMAPIFEEIIFRGIIQKGMINNGVKPWKAILLASVLFGLIHGNPWQFVGATLLGTVLGLVYYKTKSLLLPMLLHGFNNLCSAILIFYTQKESFAEAFEIQEWMILVIGTVLFSVFFYLFTFKNKVRYSEI, from the coding sequence ATGGAAAACTCAAAATATCCGAAATATATTTTTGACTGGATGGGAGGCCTAATTCTTTTTGCAGGTTATATTGCTGGCAGCATGTTTGTTGGGGTTCTCGGTCTTGCAGGGAAATTCATGTTTAAACTAGATTTCATGCAGAAGCCTTGGTTTATGATGATTGCTAATGCTGTTGTTTTTTGTTTGATGATTGCGGCTTTTGATTTTTTAATGGTGCGCCAGAAAACAGGAAAAAAATTAAATTTCAATTTTTCGCCAACCAATTTTTATACCTATTTATTAATTTTTCCAATGATGCTGGGAATGATGTTTGTCGGTGAATTTATCACTTCACAAATTCCTACAACAGGGCCTTTTTTTGGAGATTTTTATGAGTTTTTTGAAAACCTGATGGCGGGTCTTACAGATGACCCTGTGGTAATGGTGATTACTGCGGTAATTATGGCTCCTATTTTTGAAGAAATTATTTTCCGCGGAATCATCCAAAAAGGAATGATTAATAATGGCGTAAAACCTTGGAAAGCCATACTTCTAGCAAGTGTTCTCTTTGGTTTGATACACGGAAATCCGTGGCAGTTTGTAGGGGCAACTTTATTGGGAACGGTCTTAGGATTGGTTTATTATAAAACAAAATCTCTGCTTTTGCCAATGCTTTTGCATGGTTTTAATAATCTTTGCTCAGCGATTTTAATATTTTATACTCAAAAAGAAAGTTTTGCAGAAGCTTTTGAAATTCAGGAATGGATGATTTTAGTCATCGGAACTGTATTGTTCTCTGTGTTCTTCTATCTTTTTACATTTAAAAATAAAGTGCGTTACTCTGAAATTTAA
- the rdgB gene encoding RdgB/HAM1 family non-canonical purine NTP pyrophosphatase — protein sequence MEILVATHNLHKKEEIQQILGNGFVVKSLTDYDIHDEIVEDGDSFNANALIKAKYCFEKTGIPSLGDDSGLVVESLDGRPGIFSARYAGDHDFAKNIEKVLSEMENVENRKAYFITVLCYYDENGAQYFDGRVHGNLLTENKGHQGFGYDPIFVPEGYEITFAEMNPEDKNKISHRKQALDLFLDFLKD from the coding sequence ATGGAAATATTAGTTGCTACCCACAACCTCCATAAAAAAGAAGAAATTCAACAAATCTTAGGAAATGGTTTTGTAGTAAAAAGTCTTACGGATTATGATATTCACGACGAAATCGTTGAAGATGGAGACTCTTTCAATGCCAATGCTTTAATTAAAGCTAAATACTGCTTCGAAAAAACAGGTATTCCAAGTTTAGGTGACGACAGCGGTTTGGTGGTAGAATCTTTAGACGGAAGACCTGGGATTTTTTCAGCAAGATATGCAGGAGACCATGATTTTGCTAAAAACATCGAAAAAGTTTTGAGCGAAATGGAAAATGTCGAAAACAGAAAAGCATATTTCATCACCGTATTATGTTATTACGATGAAAACGGAGCTCAATATTTTGACGGCAGAGTACATGGGAATTTATTGACAGAAAACAAAGGTCATCAAGGTTTTGGTTATGATCCTATTTTTGTGCCTGAAGGATACGAAATAACTTTTGCAGAGATGAATCCTGAAGATAAAAATAAAATCAGTCACAGAAAACAGGCATTAGATTTGTTTCTTGATTTTTTGAAAGATTAG
- a CDS encoding ribonuclease Z, with amino-acid sequence MSTYLTILGFNSAIPTINTSPTAQLLEMEERCFLIDCGEGTQVQLRKAKARFSKINHIFISHLHGDHCFGLPGLIASFRLLGRETPLHVYGPKGIKKMLETIFTITETHRGFELVYHELDKDYSEKIYEDNRLEVFTIPLDHRIYCNGYLFREKPKERHINMEEVSKYSEIETCDYHNLKAGKDFVLSDGYVLKNEILTTAPAPSVSYAFCSDTRYLESVIPIIKNVTVLYHESTFLHDLKEMADYTGHSTALEAATIAKKAEVEKLILGHFSNRYGDLTVFTDEARTVFPNSYLPKALECVKI; translated from the coding sequence TTGAGTACTTATTTAACGATATTAGGCTTTAACTCGGCGATTCCTACGATTAATACTTCACCTACAGCTCAGCTTCTGGAAATGGAAGAGAGATGTTTTCTAATTGATTGTGGTGAAGGAACGCAGGTGCAACTGAGAAAAGCAAAGGCAAGATTTTCAAAAATCAATCATATTTTTATATCGCATCTTCATGGCGATCATTGTTTTGGTTTACCAGGTTTAATAGCCTCTTTCCGCCTTTTGGGAAGAGAAACTCCGTTGCATGTTTACGGGCCGAAAGGAATTAAAAAAATGCTGGAAACCATTTTTACCATTACCGAAACACATCGAGGTTTTGAACTGGTATATCATGAGCTTGATAAGGACTATTCGGAAAAAATCTACGAAGATAACAGGCTAGAGGTGTTTACGATTCCTTTAGATCATAGGATTTACTGTAATGGATATCTGTTTAGAGAAAAGCCAAAAGAGCGTCATATTAATATGGAAGAGGTTTCCAAATATTCGGAAATTGAGACCTGCGATTACCATAACTTGAAGGCAGGAAAAGATTTTGTTTTGAGTGACGGATATGTTCTTAAAAACGAAATTCTTACAACAGCTCCGGCGCCGTCGGTTTCTTATGCGTTTTGTAGCGATACAAGATATTTGGAATCAGTCATTCCGATTATTAAAAATGTAACGGTTTTGTATCATGAATCTACATTCTTGCATGACCTTAAAGAAATGGCAGATTACACGGGACATTCAACAGCTCTGGAAGCCGCAACGATTGCTAAAAAAGCGGAAGTTGAAAAATTAATTTTAGGACATTTTTCAAACCGATATGGCGATTTGACAGTATTTACCGATGAGGCGCGAACTGTTTTCCCGAATTCTTATCTTCCAAAAGCTTTGGAGTGCGTGAAAATTTAA
- a CDS encoding TIGR02757 family protein, whose product MNFSELKDFLDEKYDVYNHLDFIQDDPVQIPHRFSLKQDIEIVGFLSATISWGNRKSIIKSAEKILDIMGNSPYDFVMNYSEKDLDSIKDKSIHRTFNGEDFAYFIKQFNQIYKENETLESLFLIHENENNFYHSIERFRQKFLGIEKHRTHKHVSSPYKNSSSKRIIMFLRWMVRNDNRGVDFGIWENIDQKFLSIPLDIHTGNISRKLGLITRTQNDWKTVEELDLVIRQFDENDPAKYDFALFGLGVTKELF is encoded by the coding sequence TTGAATTTTTCAGAATTAAAAGATTTTCTCGACGAAAAATATGATGTGTATAATCATCTTGATTTTATTCAGGATGATCCGGTTCAGATTCCACATCGTTTTTCGTTGAAGCAGGATATTGAAATTGTTGGTTTTTTGTCGGCAACCATCTCTTGGGGAAACAGAAAATCGATTATTAAATCTGCTGAAAAAATACTCGACATCATGGGAAATTCTCCTTATGATTTTGTGATGAATTATTCTGAAAAAGATTTAGATAGTATTAAAGACAAAAGCATTCACCGAACTTTTAACGGAGAAGATTTTGCTTATTTTATTAAACAATTTAATCAGATTTATAAGGAAAATGAAACTCTTGAGAGTTTGTTTTTAATTCATGAAAATGAAAACAATTTTTATCATTCCATAGAAAGATTTAGGCAAAAATTTTTAGGTATTGAAAAACACAGAACCCACAAACACGTAAGTTCACCATACAAAAATTCGTCTTCAAAAAGGATTATTATGTTTTTGCGATGGATGGTTCGAAATGATAACCGTGGCGTAGATTTTGGAATCTGGGAGAATATTGACCAGAAGTTTTTATCAATTCCTTTAGATATACACACGGGGAATATATCTAGAAAATTGGGGCTAATTACCAGAACGCAGAATGATTGGAAAACGGTAGAAGAATTAGATTTGGTTATTAGACAATTTGACGAAAATGATCCTGCAAAATACGATTTTGCCTTGTTTGGATTGGGCGTAACGAAAGAATTATTTTAA